The following proteins are co-located in the Cyprinus carpio isolate SPL01 chromosome B19, ASM1834038v1, whole genome shotgun sequence genome:
- the LOC109070825 gene encoding glucocorticoid modulatory element-binding protein 1-like — MAESEVTVSVEDMVVMKSAEEEEVDPDNQSKTQMILQLQPITAGLGDESSETDAAVVAVETQDEASAEGEDLELGYPITCGESKAILLFKKFVCPGINVKCVKYEDQLISPKQFVHLSGKATLKDWKRAIRMDGIMLRKMMDSGQLDFYQHSTLCTNTCRSTKFDLLINNTRFPPDGSGLSTPTTAQGHVSVGNGGQMPTAEEKKEDVIGTVEWSTATVETPEKRDSPDISDETLSFWRGIAEVGLMGEVVSNIRSELLSLLRGVQLHTDQSSLQDAEIAVLSNLAQVFDLLDSIKQILNVRRQMTDPLQTQVLRALTTLEQQVEEQKRQQSLSWLSQSQALSSLVLPSTPPSKRAPKRPRLQRPASTTVLGTSVAQPLTLQPQQFTVLSPITLSSIGQSFAVAGLNQASNTVTLHALPAGSQLFTRIAAGSDGKTDAIAIHPASGLTLLGATAVPDHGQLVSPVELVQFTQKATSGVAQDGQVVAGTVVMQESVVSVVQEDENQDNTTLIEIDPATADHSVSVMELQLEGEEAEGGATVVEGGEEVVQGETEEEIQLEANDQFHNLPVVVVEEETQGAGKAK; from the exons ATGGCAGAGAGCGAAGTCACTGTGTCCGTGGAGGACATGGTGGTGATGAAGAGCGCTGAGGAAGAGGAGGTAGATCCAGACAACCAAAGCAAGACTCAGATGATCCTGCAGCTGCAGCCCATCACAGCTGG GCTTGGAGATGAAAGCAGCGAGACAGATGCTGCAGTTGTGGCTGTGGAGACACAAG acgAGGCGTCTGCTGAAGGAGAGGATTTGGAGCTTGGTTATCCCATTACATGCGGCGAGAGTAAAGCCATCCTTTTATTCAAGAAGTTTGTCTGCCCGGGAATCAATGTCAAATGTGTGAAG TATGAGGATCAGCTGATTAGTCCAAAGCAGTTTGTGCACTTGTCGGGGAAAGCCACCTTGAAGGACTGGAAGCGAGCGATACGGATGGATGGCATTATGCTCAG gAAGATGATGGACTCGGGTCAGCTGGATTTCTATCAGCACAGCACTCTCTGCACTAACACCTGCCGCAGCACCAAGTTCGACCTGCTGATCAACAACACACGCTTCCCACCGGACGGCAGTGGACTCAGCACACCCACCACAGCTCAgg GGCATGTTTCTGTGGGTAACGGAGGTCAGATGCCCAcagcagaggagaagaaagaagaCGTGATCGGTACGGTGGAGTGGAGCACAGCCACGGTAGAAACCCCAGAGAAAAGAGACTCACCTGATATCTCAG ATGAGACGCTGAGTTTCTGGAGGGGCATCGCTGAGGTGGGGCTGATGGGGGAGGTGGTGTCTAATATCCGCTCAGAGCTGCTGAGTCTGCTGAGAGGAGTTCAGCTGCACACGGATCAGAGCTCTCTACAGGACGCAG AGATTGCGGTTCTGAGTAACCTGGCACAAGTCTTTGACCTGCTGGACTCCATCAAACAAATTCTGAATGTTCGACGGCAAATGACGGACCCACTGCAGACGCAGGTCCTCAGAGCGCTGACAA CACTGGAGCAGCAGGTGGAGGAGCAGAAGCGGCAGCAGTCGCTCAGCTGGTTGTCTCAATCACAGGCCCTCAGCAGCCTGGTTCTCCCCTCCACACCCCCATCCAAACGTGCTCCCAAACGCCCCCGCCTCCAGCGGCCCGCCTCCACCACCGTGCTCGGCACATCCGTCGCCCAGCCGCTCACACTCCAGCCCCAGCAGTTCACCGTGCTCTCCCCCATCACCCTCTCCTCCATCGGCCAGTCGTTCGCAGTGGCCGGCCTCAACCAAGCCTCCAACACGGTCACCCTGCACGCCCTCCCGGCCGGCTCGCAGCTCTTCACCAGAATCGCCGCGGGTTCCGATGGAAAAACCGATGCCATCGCGATCCATCCGGCGTCTGGGCTCACGCTGCTGGGCGCCACAGCCGTGCCGGACCACGGGCAGCTTGTGAGCCCCGTCGAGCTCGTCCAGTTCACGCAGAAGGCGACCTCCGGCGTAGCCCAGGACGGTCAGGTGGTGGCAGGAACGGTAGTGATGCAAGAGAGCGTCGTCAGTGTCGTGCAAGAGGACGAGAACCAAGACAACACCACACTAATCGAGATAGACCCGGCCACCGCCGACCACAGCGTGAGCGTCATGGAGCTGCAGCTGGAGGGCGAGGAAGCCGAGGGCGGAGCGACTGTGGTGGAAGGAGGCGAGGAGGTGGTGCAAGGCGAGACAGAGGAGGAGATACAGCTGGAAGCCAACGATCAGTTCCACAATTTGCCCGTTGTAGTGGTGGAGGAAGAGACGCAGGGCGCCGGCAAAGCCAAATGA